Proteins from a genomic interval of Rhizoctonia solani chromosome 12, complete sequence:
- a CDS encoding mitotic spindle assembly checkpoint protein MAD2B, translated as MDQSKSKSKAAVDHSGERGLTFNQTVRELVEFLEVAIHTILFIRGVYPPDLFVRRRKWDAPVYQSRHPALNEYIAGAVAAVRDELLLGTVDKMVMVIKSGQDIALERYIFSLQTVVQPGPSEMSRWNKDMVVQNSLPFLALPQHFRSFLVKLSLVEAQLGDLPSDEDMSFGIFLELQDGVSPSACTGSDPPPWIAAYPQHTSAGTSDDAELRVIRALETGLALVVQESGEKLSRISKAAGKKALK; from the exons ATGGACcagtccaagtccaagtccaaggccGCAGTTGACCATTCCGGCGAAAGAGGGCTCACCTTCAATC AAACCGTTAGAGAACTTGTTGAATTTT TAGAAGTTGCAATTCATACGATTCTTTTCATTCGAGGTGTCTATCCTCCCGATTTATTTGTTCGTCGGCGAAAGTGGGACGCACCGGTTTATCAGTCGCGCCACCCCGCGTTGAACGAGTATATTGCGGGCGCAGTGGCCGCAGTTCGCGATGAGCTTCTATTG GGTACAGTAGACAAGATGGTCATGGTTATCAAAAGCGGTCAAGACATAGCACTAGAAAGGTACATCTTTTCGTTACAGACGGTGGTCCAGCCCGGCCCGTCCGAGATGAGTAGATGGAACAAAGACATGGT AGTTCAAAATTCGTTGCCGTTTCTCGCGTTGCCCCAGCATTTTCGTTCGTTTCTGGTAAAGTTAAGTTTAGTAGAGGCCCAATTGGGCGACCTGCCATCAGATG AAGACATGTCATTTGGTATCTTTCTTGAGCTTCAAGATGGTGTTAGCCCGTCCGCTTGTACAGGCTCC GACCCCCCACCATGGATCGCGGCCTATCCACAGCACACCTCGGCTGGAACTTCTGACGATGCCGAATTACGCGTTATACGGGCCCTTGAGACGGGC CTGGCACTGGTTGTTCAAGAGTCTGGTGAGAAACTGAGCAGGATCAGTAAAGCGGCTGGAAAGAAGGCCCTGAAATGA
- a CDS encoding Sugar (and other) transporter gives MSDQELADNKVHATHEKPLSLWRDMVVNRSSYLMAISACWGGMLFGWDTGLIGGILPRKSFKHSFGLDSPSMAKDYANLQGWIVTVLQGGCFFGAMSAAFISDRFGRKKALFVAAFLFFIGSILQTVPALGGQSPRSSLNQLYIGRFIGGLGVGLVSVVVPTYVSESAPRLIRGRLTGMYQLAIVFGIAFSFWVNYGLLEQYGDSNDVPQQWRIAFALQMLPGLLLVVFMLFQSESPRWLAEKGRDEECKKVLARLRSVSINDRVVEDEYALIKADFEGRVKLSFAQQFREATSSRKMFYRCSLPFILMAFQQWTGVNSMNYYSPKIFESLGLKGSSASLLGTGIYGIVKIVMTALVLGLGVEQLGRKSLLIWGGLGQVVCMCFIGAYLKIHTDGTVIPTSYVAIVAIYLYVTFYSFGWSVAPWPVMSESQPNHLRSLTMSIGLMSNWLFNFTISKITPILLEDITYGTYLLYAGTTMLGVLWTIFFLPETGGYSLEEIGDLFEGSLVTRSLSDNKFAFKRMREEDRDQIRQGLRRYGSSTGSGWNDEKHVDERFERSQQVNVMPSVAEERR, from the exons ATGTCTGACCAAGAGCTCGCCGACAACAAGGTACATGCCACTCACGAGAAACCACTCTCGTTATGGAGAGACATGGTGGTGAACCGATCCAGCTATCTAATGGCGATCAGCGC CTGCTGGGGTGGTATGCTCTTCGGGTGGGACACTGGTCTCATCGGTGGCATT CTCCCGCGCAAGTCCTTCAAGCACTCGTTTGGTCTTGACTCGCCCTCCATGGCCAAGGACTATGCCAATCTTCAAGGATGGATCGTAACAGTCCTTCAAGGAG GATGCTTCTTCGGCGCTATGTCTGCGGCGTTCATTTCTGATCGCTTTGGTCGCAAGAAAGCTCTATTTGTTGCTGCATTTTTGTTTTTCATCGGCTCCATCCTTCAAACTGTCCCTGCTCTAGGCGGCCAATCTCCCCGTAGCTCTTTGAACCAGCTTTATATCGGCAGGTTCATCGGTGGCTTGGGAGTTGGATTGGTCAGTGTGGTGGTCCCAACATATGTCTCTGAGTCGGCCCCTCGTTTGATCCGTGGTCGTCTTACTGGCATGTACCAACTCGCCATTGTGTTCGGTATCGCTTTTTCCTTCTGGGTCAACTACGGCCTCCTCGAGCAATACGGCGATTCCAATGATGTTCCTCAACAATGGCGTATCGCATTTGCCCTCCAGATGCTCCCTGGTCTCCTTTTAGTCGTCTTCATGCTCTTCCAGAGCGAATCTCCTCGTTGGCTTGCTGAAAAAGGACGCGATGAAGAGTGCAAGAAGGTTCTTGCCCGTCTGCGTAGTGTCAGCATCAATGATCGTGTCGTTGAAGACGAATACGCGCTCATTAAGGCCGACTTTGAGGGTCGCGTCAAGCTCTCGTTTGCCCAACAGTTCCGTGAGGCGACTTCATCTCGCAAGATGTTCTACCGCTGCTCCCTGCCATTTATTCTCATGGCCTTCCAACAATGGACTGGTGTCAACTCGATGAACTACTACTCGCCCAAGATTTTCGAGTCGCTTGGTCTGAAGGGCTCGTCTGCTAGCTTGCTCGGCACGGGTATCTACGGTATCGTTAAAATTGTCATGACCGCGCTCGTTCTCGGCCTTGGTGTGGAGCAACTCGGCAGGAAGAGTTTGTTGATCTGGGGAGGTCTCGGCCAGGTTGTGTGCATGTGCTTCATTGG TGCTTACCTCAAGATCCATACTGATGGCACGGTTATTCCTACTTCCTACGTCGCCATTGTGGCCATCTACCTCTATGTCACCTTTTACTCGTTCGGATGGTCTGTCGCCCCTTGGCCCGTGATGTCCGAGTCGCAGCCCAACCACTTGCGCTCACTCACCATGTCCATCGGTCTCATGTCCAACTGGCTCTTCAACTTTACCATCTCCAAAATCACTCCCATCCTTCTCGAAGATATCACCTATGGTACTTACCTCCTTTATGCTGGTACCACCATGCTCGGTGTCCTTTGGACCATTTTCTTCCTTCCCGAGACTGGTGGATACTCGCTCGAGGAAATCGGTGATCTCTTCGAGGGCTCACTTGTTACCCGCTCGCTTTCCGATAACAAGTTTGCCTTTAAGCGTATGCGTGAGGAGGACCGTGACCAGATTCGACAGGGTCTCCGCCGCTATGGCTCTTCGACCGGTTCTGGCTGGAATGATGAGAAGCACGTGGATGAGCGTTTCGAGAGGAGTCAGCAGGTTAATGTTATGCCCTCTGTCGCTGAAGAGAGGCGTTGA
- a CDS encoding FAD-binding domain protein, with the protein MSSYILLGVCSLVVASASILPPRSADIEFCLADQPCFPPPDVLAQFNASISGRLHSERPIGAVCYKDGPSFNQAACIEVAKNTNSSNWRVEHFPTYQYINSEGRIPNYSVHAETTQDVVEYVRFATRYNLRIVIKNTGHDLLGRSSGRGGFALWTHKLNGIQFNHTFTPEGCSANVDGGVITVGAGVQWGEAYKFANSVNRTIVGGGASSVGSAGGFPLGGGYSLLSPSLGLGLNNMVQMELVTADGQLRTISECSSPDLFWAVRGGAEVYVVSFNALTANMSESVVREIVLRWVKLAPTLGDLGVGGATIFSGKSLSIIALAQPAFATLSTLKETMMPFTSWLAKQGVLSTDLESTVDGTPIYASYMDWYDFFTRSLASGSDSPAGGAGGSLPSRLVPRRYYESNPEGLAEILVGASKKDFIIIGMTGPLRFARDHPAAANATSVTPAWYQSPWHIASGVTAPLLREFAKDGGAYFGESDISEPNAAEAYWGSNYPALLRAKAKWDPNNVFQVWHGVGSPTLAAKAHSTCA; encoded by the exons ATGTCCAGCTATATTCTACTGGGAGTATGCTCCCTTGTCGTTGCATCTGCCAGTATCCTACCGCCCCGAAGCGCCGACATTGAGTTTTGCCTCGCAGATCAGCCGTGCTTTCCGCCTCCAGATGTTCTGGCTCAGTTCAATGCCAGTATTTCTGGGCGGCTTCATTCCGAGCGACCAATTGGCGCCGTGTGCTACAAAG ATGGTCCAAGCTTTAACCAGGCAGCCTGCATTGAAGTTGCAAAAAATACGAATAGTTCCAATTGGAGGG TTGAGCACTTTCCAACATATCAATATATCAACTCGGAG GGTCGTATTCCCAACTACTCCGTTCACGCAGAAACAACTCAGGATGTGGTTGAATACGTCCGTTTCGCTACCAGATACAACTTGCGCATCGTCATCAAGAACACAGGCCACGATTTACTTGGCAGGAGCTCCGGGAGGGGCGGGTTTGCACTATGGACGCACAAGCTGAATGGGATTCAGTTCAACCACACATTCACACCTGAAGGATGCTCAGCGAATGTGGATGGTGGTGTGATAACAGTGGGCGCTGGCGTTCAGTGGGGCGAG GCGTACAAGTTTGCCAACTCGGTGAATCGTACTATCGTAGGAGGGGGTGCATCTTCAGTAGGATCA GCCGGTGGCTTCCCTCTTGGTGGCGGTTACTCACTGCTCTCCCCGTCGCTAGGACTAGGCCTCAATAACATGGTCCAAATGGAGCTTGTGACTGCCGATGGTCAGCTGCGAACTATCAGCGAGTGCTCCAGCCCCGATCTTTTCTGGGCAGTTCGTGGCGGAG CCGAAGTCTATGTCGTATCTTTCAATGCTTTAACCGCTAACATGTCCGAATCCGTGGTCCGGGAAATAGTCCTTCGATGGGTCAAGCTTGCTCCCACACTGGGCGATCTGGGTGTAGGTGGAGCGACAATATTCTCAGGCAAAAGCCTGAGTATCATTGCGCTAGCCCAGCCGGCTTTTGCGACTCTCTCCACGCTAAAGGAGACAATGATGCCGTTTACCTCTTGGCTAGCCAAGCAAGGGGTGCTTAGTACCGACCTCGAATCTACCGTAGACGGTACTCCAATCTATGCAAGCTACATGGATTGGTACGATTTCTTCACTCGGTCACTAGCAAGTGGCTCCGACTCTCCCGCTGGCGGTGCTGGCGGTAGCTTACCGTCGCGCCTTGTACCTAGGCGATACTACGAGTCAAACCCGGAAGGTCTCGCGGAGATATTGGTTGGGGCTAGTAAAAAAGATTTTATTATCATTGGTATGACAGGACCTTTACGCTTTGCAAGAGATCATCCCGCCGCTGCCAATGCTACAAGTGTTACTCCTGCTTGG TATCAATCACCTTGGCACATTGCCTCTGGCGTGACTGCCCCACTGCTACGCGAGTTTGCGAAGGATGGGGGAGCGTACTTCGGAGAG TCCGACATCAGTGAGCCGAACGCAGCCGAGGCCTACTGGGGCAGCAACTATCCCGCTCTGCTTCGCGCCAAAGCCAAGTGGGACCCGAACAACGTGTTCCAAGTGTGGCACGGTGTTGGCTCGCCTACGCTTGCGGCCAAAGCGCATTCAACGTGTGCTTAA
- a CDS encoding ABC1 family protein — MSFYALQRGTSHMASRELFRRPHSHYFGIMRQIGSQKRKACLNPLHVPFRSAHTLSRHQLPLHTPPSLLWLLVPLGGGLLMYSQETPPSISSILSSPNIIPRGAPPQLIRIDSPYESQTSLISQLHEFLRSRIWEPIRTGFRFLHLVTIFIPVILTTPILLIGSPEDRYGGDRWGAVWWYGLLVKAMQRAGPTFIKLSQWAGSREDLFPAVLCEKLGSLHSNGKPHRFSHTRRVIERVFGRSFDEVFEAFEESPMGVGAIAQVYRATLKSDLHPFTTNSTSDSVDQPGTVPAFTQAPKTSVAIKILHPHVRKHISRDLTILSVFASAIDMIPGLEWLSLPDEVRVFGEMMKQQIDLRHEARNLVQFEQNFGRDGQGGKSGRVQTAVVFPRPLVNWSTDEVLVEEYADAVPLKYFLRHGGGPFDHRIANLGLDAFLNMLLLDNFVHSDLHPGNIMIKFYKPSTRDMFFTFFSSVLNKSGPPLNKFAHAESDVIVAHLRRLSNSPDEWHQALDELEEDGYQPELVLLDAGLVTVLSEKNRRNFLDLFRAIAEFDGYRAGQLMVQRCRSPHLAIDPDVFALKIQHMVLGVKRKTFSLGKIKIADVLYDVLRAVRTHHVRMEADFVNTVLSLLLLEGIGRQLDPDMDLLKSSLPILRQLGRQTAARDAMAQLPSGNVGAMIKMWVYLEARQLASSTVVNLDELVRYDW, encoded by the exons ATGTCTTTCTATGCCCTCCAGCGCGGGACTTCACATATGGCATCTCGGGAGCTCTTTCGGCGTCCCCATTCACACTACTTTGGGATAATGAGGCAAATTGGATCTCAGAAACGGAAAGCCTGTCTAAACCCCTTGCATGTACCGTTCCGCTCTGCTCATACCCTTTCCCGACATCAACTCCCATTACACACACCCCCTTCTCTGCTATGGCTCCTCGTCCCCCTGGGCGGCGGGCTGCTCATGTACTCTCAGGAAACTCCTCCTTCAATTAGCTCGATCCTATCTTCTCCCAACATCATACCACGAGGCGCCCCTCCCCAACTTATTCGAATTGATTCGCCTTACGAGTCTCAGACGTCATTGATATCACAACTTCACGAATTTCTCCGCTCCCGAATTTGGGAACCCATACGCACAGGGTTTCGGTTCCTGCACCTCGTAACCATATTCATCCCAGTGATATTGACCACTCCAATTCTTCTTATCGGGTCGCCAGAAGATCGCTACGGGGGTGACAGGTGGGGTGCGGTATGGTGGTACGGGCTTCTTGTCAAAGCAATGCAACGTGCCGGGCCTAcattcatcaag CTATCACAGTGGGCAGGGTCACGAGAAGACCTCTTCCCGGCTGTCCTATGTGAGAAGCTTGGTTCATTGCATTCCAACGGGAAACCCCACAGGTTTTCTCATACGAGAAGAGTCATCGAGCGTGTGTTCGGTCGCTCCTTTGACGAGGTGTTTGAGGCCTTTGAGGAATCGCCAATGGGCGTTGGTGCGATTGCACAG GTTTACCGTGCAACTCTGAAGAGCGATCTACATCCGTTTACCACCAATTCGACTTCAGACAGCGTCGATCAACCCGGTACTGTACCCGCATTTACCCAGGCCCCAAAGACATCTGTCGCCATCAAAATCCTTCACCCACATGTCCGAAAGCATATTTCCCGCGACCTAACCATTCTTTCTGTGTTCGCGAGTGCGATCGATATGATTCCCGGACTCGAATGGTTATCACTTCCTGATGAGGTTCGGGTATTCGGAGAGATGATGAAACAACAAATCGATCTCAGACATGAGGCTCGGAATCTTGTCCAGTTTGAGCAAAACTTCGGACGTGATGGTCAAGGCGGGAAATCGGGCAGGGTACAAACAGCGGTCGTATTCCCTCGCCCATTGGTCAATTGGAGCACAGACGAAGTTTTGGTCGAGGAATATGCCGATGCAGTCCCACTCAAGTATTTCTTAAGACACGGTGGTGGTCCATTTGATCATCGAATTGCTAACTTGGGATTGGACGCGTTCCTG AATATGCTCTTATTGGATAATTTCGTGCATTCTGACCTTCACCCCGGAAACATCATGATCAAGTTCTACAAGCCCAGCACTCGCGACATGTTTTTCACCTTCTTCTCTTCAGTTCTTAACAAGTCTGGACCGCCACTCAATAAATTCGCTCATGCCGAATCGGACGTCATTGTCGCGCATCTCCGACGACTTTCGAATTCTCCTGACGAATGGCACCAAGCGCTTGACGAACTTGAGGAGGACGGTTACCAGCCTGAACTGGTACTCCTCGATGCCGGACTTGTAACTGTGCTTTCGGAGAAGAATCGCCGGAACTTTCTTGATCTCTTCCGAGCGATAGCCGAGTTCGACGGATACCGTGCGGGACAGCTAATGGTCCAGCGATGCCGTTCTCCACACCTCGCCATCGATCCTGACGTCTTTGCGCTGAAGATTCAACATATGGTACTAGGGGTCAAGCGCAAGACATTTTCTCTTGGAAAAATCAAAATCGCGGACGTTTTGTACGATGTATTGCGGGCTGTACGGACACACCACGTCCGTATGGAAGCTGATTTTGTGAACACAGTCCTCTCGTTGCTGTTGCTAGAGGGCATCGGGCGTCAACTAGATCCTGACATGGATCTTCTCAAGAGTTCGCTTCCCATATTGAGGCAGTTGGGAAGGCAAACGGCAGCACGAGACGCAATGGCACAGCTTCCCAGTGGAAACGTCGGAGCGATGATCAAG ATGTGGGTGTATCTAGAAGCTAGACAGCTTGCTTCATCTACAGTTGTGAACTTGGATGAATTGGTACGATATGACTGGTGA
- a CDS encoding pre-mRNA-splicing factor CWC25 has product MKKSWHPLLMKNQERVWLEEKKALEEKKKLDQLRKELEEERQLQELQRLQEAQTGKKKVEKLEWMYATPATGGGPSANELEDYLLGKKRVDQMLKGDESSKVGASHKNFIAVQNANNVRDTAAKIREDPMFAIKQQEQAEYASLMSNPLRLRAMKERAGIMDEKDKAKDKEERKRLKKEKKREQRQRDERSSSPRGRDSRRHHDHERDRHEHRHSHRRDDRSRSPDRSPRRSSRYDTSPRRPRHDSPPRYRRSDDTPPRHSRRSRSRSPARPSRQYSDNHDNERPSGSRPYSRSRTPPRYRERSPRPPPRNRSPPPPRRRSPVPHRRAGSPPRGPPQLSAAERAARLAAMSSNADAMQAERDTRLTEIKKLEEAEAAAEEAARAKASKEGGKGSFMRDQEKALYGGAGIDLAERLRRGRKDLVRERD; this is encoded by the exons ATGAAAAAGTCGTGGCATCCGCTCCTGATGAAGAATCAGGAGCGGGTGTGGCTCGAGGAGAAGAAAGCA CTCGAGGAGAAAAAGAAACTCGACCAACTTCGGAAGGAGCTTGAGGAAGAACGTCAACTTCAAGAGCTACAACGACTTCAAGAGGCTCAAACGGGGAAAAAGAAAGTCGAAAAATTAGAGTGGATGTACGCAACGCCGGCAACTGGAGGAGGACCAAGCGCAAACGAGTTGGAAGACTATTTGTTGGGAAAGAAGCGTGTGGATCAGATGTTGAAGGGTGACGAGTCTAGCAAG GTCGGTGCATCACACAAGAACTTTATTGCGGTACAAAACGCAAATAATGTTCGAGACACTGCGGCCAAAATCCGAGAGGATCCAATGTTTGCGATCAAGCAACAAGAACAAGCCGAATACGCATCACTGATGTCCAATCCGCTCCGCTTGCGTGCGATGAAAGAGCGAGCAGGGATCATGGACGAAAAAGATAAGGCAAAGGACAAAGAGGAGCGCAAACGTCTCAAGAAAGAGAAGAAACGTGAACAAAGACAGCGCGACGAAAGATCTTCATCACCCAGAGGGCGCGATTCTCGGCGACACCACGATCACGAGCGTGATCGCCATGAGCACCGACATAGCCATCGAAGGGACGATCGATCCCGATCCCCTGATCGCTCCCCCCGTCGTTCTTCTAGATATGATACTTCTCCTCGTCGCCCCCGCCACGACTCTCCGCCTAGATACAGGCGCTCGGACGACACCCCACCTCGTCACAGCCGTAGATCTAGGTCAAGGTCGCCCGCTCGCCCCTCCAGGCAATACTCTGACAACCACGACAACGAACGACCATCTGGTTCCCGACCTTATAGCCGTTCTCGCACACCTCCCCGATACCGTGAACGTTCTCCAAGGCCACCACCCCGTAATCGCTCCCCCCCGCCGCCGCGTCGTCGTTCCCCAGTTCCTCATCGACGGGCTGGTTCGCCCCCTCGTGGCCCACCACAACTCAGCGCTGCCGAACGCGCAGCTCGACTCGCAGCCATGTCTTCTAACGCCGACGCAATGCAAGCGGAACGTGACACCCGGCTTACGGAAATCAAGAAGCTTGAAGAGGCCGAAGCTGCCGCTGAAGAGGCTGCCCGTGCAAAGGCCAGCAAAGAGGGAGGCAAGGGTTCGTTCATGCGCGACCAAGAGAAAGCTTTGTACGGTGGTGCTGGGATTGACTTGGCTGAGAGGCTTCGTAGGGGAAGGAAGGACTTGGTTAGAGAGCGTGATTAG
- a CDS encoding carbohydrate esterase family 10 protein, with the protein MKFLGAVLSLWLSTVVNGDKVIVASASGVSYLGVRNSTGNQDVFFRIPYAKPSVGALRFKPAQTWAPESNNSIADFLRIVSTSIYEGQVMLPRSYQLRYGYEKPVIYVAMNYRLGIYGFPPGTQSEVAGALNLGLKDQRLALEWVKENIASFERDPERVMIFGESAGDMSVAYQMMYKDGNHGGIFRTALMESGAPSTHAALRASYPARQASYDFIANATGCASDNFECLRHANTDTPREANYNSFKLPPGLKSPDPYPSAVGPTLSSGDSFLTRPPKETIRRGNFTRIPFVCGTSLDEGTMFTTNPATTEDVVFFLAIQLPAHTFGVINETTAKRLLEYYPEDPSAGSPYNTGNDTFGRATQYKRAASVLGDLLFEAPRRDFVQVANKLGVPAWSYQWALTGLRLPEFGASHGFELGLIFFKEYPERATQSFIGLSAAMIDYWVTLAYKLDPGAPTDPNLWVFWSVPEV; encoded by the exons ATGAAGTTCTTGGGTGCTGTATTGTCACTCTGGCTCTCTACAGTAGTCAACGGCGACAAGGTCATTGTGGCCAGCGCTTCCGGTGTATCCTACCTTGGTGTTCGAAACTCAACCGGTAATCAAGACGTATTCTTTCGCATTCCTTACGCTAAGCCATCTGTTGGGGCATTGCGGTTCAAGCCTGCCCAGACTTGGGCTCCAGAAAGCAATAACTCCATTGCCGAT TTTCTGAGGATTGTCTCCACCTCAATCTAT GAAGGCCAAGTAATGTTACCACGAAGCTACCAGTTACGGTATGGATAT GAAAAACCTGTTATATATGTAGCCATGAACTACCGCCTTGGTATCTATGGGT TCCCGCCGGGTACACAATCCGAAGTAGCTGGTGCACTCAATCTTGGTCTGAAGGACCAGCGCTTGGCCCTTGAGTGGGTAAAGGAGAACATCGCTTCATTTGAAAGGGACCCGGAGAGA GTAATGATATTCGGAGAATCGGCTGGAGATATGAGTGTGGCATATCAGATGATGTATAAGGACGGAAACCATGGTGGCATATTCCGCACTGCTCTCATGGAAAGCGGTGCTCCTTCAAC ACACGCTGCGCTGCGCGCCTCATACCCGGCTCGACAAGCTTCTTACGACTTCATAGCTAATGCTACAGGATGTGCCTCCGATAATTTCGAATGTTTACGACATGCGAATACAGATACACCGAGGGAGGCGAACTATAATTCATTTAAG TTACCACCTGGGCTCAAGTCGCCTGACCCATATCCATCCGCTGTTGGACCTACTCTCTCATCTGGAGACTCTTTTTTAACTCGCCCTCCCAAAGAAACAATCCGACGAGGAAATTTTACTCGAATTCCTTTTGTATGCGGCA CAAGCTTAGACGAGGGTACCATGTTTACAACCAACCCCGCAACAACTGAAGACGTAGTGTTTTTCCTCGCGATTCAATTGCCCGCTCACACGTTTGGCGTGATCAACGAGACGACCGCGAAGCGATTGCTCGAATATTACCCCGAAGATCCTAGTGCTGGTTCACCTTATAATACCGGGAATGATACGTTTGGTAGAGCCACTCAGTATAAAAGAGCTGCAAGTGTTCTTGGCGACTTGCTATTTGAG GCCCCTCGGCGGGACTTCGTGCAAGTTGCGAACAAGTTGGGTGTCCCCGCATG GTCATATCAGTGGGCCCTAACAGGTCTTCGATTGCCTGAATTCGGGGCCAGCCACGGCTTTGAGCTTGGGTTGATCTTCTTTAAAGAATACCCAGAGAGGGCAACTCAATCCTTCATTGGCCTAAGCGCGGCTATGATCGATTATTG GGTCACCCTCGCCTATAAACTTGATCCAGGAGCACCTACTGATCCCAATT TATGGGTCTTCTGGTCAGTCCCTGAAGTTTGA